One Pochonia chlamydosporia 170 chromosome 5, whole genome shotgun sequence DNA segment encodes these proteins:
- a CDS encoding endoglucanase-5 (similar to Verticillium dahliae VdLs.17 XP_009657563.1): protein MASNGTYHDFKQQRQLNTKMQINALTLLLANIPGLLAASGAGHSTRYWDCCKTSCAWSGKAAVNKPVTTCDKNDNPLSDVNAKSGCDNGSAFACTDNSPWAVDNNLAYGFAATAINGGSEATWCCACYKLTFTSGPVSGKTMIVQSTNTGSDISNNQFDLMIPGGGVGLYDGCSKEFGSPLPGAQYGGVSSRDQCSQMPAKLQAGCFWRFDWFQNADNPTFNFEQVRCPGELTAKSGCVRQDDGSFPAA, encoded by the exons ATGGCTTCCAATGGGACGTATCACGACTTCAAG caacaacggcaactcaacaccaaaatgcAAATCAACGCTCTTactctcctcctcgccaacaTCCCAGgcctcctcgccgcctccgGAGCCGGCCACTCCACCCGCTACTGGGACTGCTGCAAAACGTCCTGCGCATGGAGCGGCAAAGCAGCCGTCAACAAGCCCGTCACGACATGCGACAAGAACGACAACCCGCTGAGCGATGTCAACGCCAAGAGCGGGTGTGACAACGGCTCGGCGTTTGCGTGTACGGATAATTCGCCGTGGGCGGTGGACAACAACCTCGCGTATGGGTTTGCAGCGACGGCTATCAACGGTGGTTCGGAAGCGACCTGGTGTTGTGCATGTTACAA ACTTACATTCACGTCTGGCCCCGTGTCCGGCAAGACCATGATAGTGCAGTCCACCAACACGGGGAGTGacatctccaacaaccagTTCGACCTGATGATCCCCGGTGGAGGTGTAGGCTTGTATGACGGATGCTCCAAGGAGTTTGGGTCGCCTTTGCCTGGCGCGCAGTACGGCGGCGTCAGCTCCCGCGACCAGTGTTCCCAGATGCCGGCCAAGTTGCAGGCCGGCTGCTTCTGGCGCTTCGACTGGTTCCAGAACGCGGATAACCCGACCTTTAACTTTGAGCAGGTCAGGTGTCCGGGGGAACTGACTGCCAAGTCGGGCTGTGTGAGACAGGACGACGGTAGTTTCCCAGCTGCATAG
- a CDS encoding indoleamine 2,3-dioxygenase subfamily (similar to Coccidioides immitis RS XP_001246355.1): MLPPVPRLADYGLSPRHGFLPETLPLTRLPDPYYNKWEAIAANLQALVLTRRLRGVVDKLPVLSTIGLEHESEWRRAYSLLCFMAHAYIWGGDSPAERLPMAISVPLLEISDHLEVPPVATYAAVCLWNFKPVFMNEDIDNMENLATLNTFTGSIDESWFYLISVAIEARGAPILDLMLTAIAAARTNDAKTVTRCLIGFAERLTDLTNILQRMHENCDPIVFYHRIRPFLAGSKNMGEAGLPNGVLYEQGTGTETYRQYSGGSNAQSSLIQFFDIVLGIHHRPTGEKQNTSSSESEREGRHPAPKHNFIQEMRRYMPGPHARFLADVSQVANIREFVQDNKSNQQLCLAYDACLAMLSAFRDKHIAIVTRYIITPSREVRARSRSRSRKRVNLAAASSKAQTKGQTGTGGTALIPFLKQARDETGEPAVEEWTRSFMKRKLRAEYQADPIFSKDRSVETDVDVKGLAGSWTMDDEVGGICSF, encoded by the coding sequence ATGCTTCCTCCCGTCCCCAGACTCGCCGACTACGGTCTATCCCCGAGACATGGCTTCCTGCCTGAAACTCTTCCGTTGACTCGCTTGCCGGACCCTTACTACAACAAATGGGAAGCCATCGCCGCGAATCTACAGGCTCTAGTCTTGACCCGTCGTCTTCGTGGCGTCGTCGACAAATTGCCCGTCCTGTCTACCATCGGCCTCGAGCATGAATCAGAATGGCGTCGCGCATACTCCCTCCTGTGCTTCATGGCGCATGCGTACATCTGGGGAGGCGACTCGCCCGCCGAGAGACTACCCATGGCTATTTCAGTGCCGTTGCTAGAGATCTCAGACCATCTCGAGGTTCCTCCGGTAGCAACCTACGCAGCAGTTTGCCTGTGGAACTTTAAGCCCGTTTTTATGAATGAAGACATCGACAACATGGAGAACCTGGCTACGCTCAACACATTTACCGGATCCATCGATGAGTCATGGTTCTATCTCATTTCCGTGGCAATCGAGGCGCGAGGTGCCCCCATTCTCGACCTCATGCTCACGGCCATCGCTGCCGCCCGAACAAACGACGCCAAGACAGTGACGCGCTGTCTCATCGGTTTCGCAGAGCGCCTCACCGACCTCACAAACATCCTGCAGAGGATGCACGAGAACTGCGACCCCATCGTCTTCTACCACCGGATCCGCCCGTTCCTCGCCGGCAGCAAGAACATGGGCGAAGCGGGCCTACCCAACGGCGTGTTATACGAACAGGGCACAGGCACAGAAACATACCGCCAATACAGCGGCGGAAGTAATGCGCAAAGCAGCCTGATTCAATTCTTCGACATTGTCCTCGGCATCCACCACCGGCCTACCGGCGAGAAGCAAAATACGTCTTCCTCCGAGTCAGAACGCGAGGGACGTCACCCCGCCCCGAAGCACAACTTTATCCAGGAAATGCGACGGTATATGCCTGGTCCCCATGCCCGGTTCCTCGCCGACGTGTCGCAGGTAGCGAATATCCGGGAATTCGTGCAGGACAACAAGTCGAACCAGCAGCTGTGTCTCGCCTACGACGCCTGCCTCGCCATGCTAAGCGCCTTTCGGGACAAGCACATCGCCATTGTCACGCGGTACATCATCACGCCGTCTAGAGAAGTCCGCGCGAGGAGTCGATCACGGAGCAGAAAGCGCGTGAACCTGGCGGCTGCGTCGTCCAAGGCCCAGACAAAGGGACAGACCGGCACAGGCGGCACGGCGCTGATTCCGTTCCTCAAGCAGGCGAGAGACGAGACTGGTGAGCCGGCCGTCGAGGAGTGGACGAGGTCGTTTatgaagaggaagctgaggGCGGAGTATCAAGCCGATCCGATATTCTCCAAGGACAGAAGTGTGGAAACggatgtggatgtcaagGGCCTGGCTGGCTCATGGACAATGGATGACGAAGTAGGTGGAATTTGTTCATTCTAA
- a CDS encoding tumor susceptibility protein (similar to Cordyceps militaris CM01 XP_006671956.1), producing MPVQQHILNWLYSVLTSEYHDVNRTYNDVAQVLTQNPTLSPRTDVHTFSNGSSALLLHLTGTIPVNFRGNTYRFPISIWVPHAYPREPPLVYVTPTETMMVRPGQHVDPQGQVYHPYLVGWSQFWDKSSIQDFMSVLSDIFAKEPPVVSRQAVRQQSQQLPNQAPPPVPPLPPEMAPRPSQTPQSSMSDARPPPPPPKEHQASQSPYTGSPSSERTVRTSSVPSRYESAPPLPPQAPTSPPLSRHPQPPPQFQQIQQQYAQPPTGYGPPPPPAPPSIPQNQPYSPQQIPAHQLPPQWQQGGPPPGYAPAPGGMPHPVQHQPQQQPPPVPPPNILDEPLTLDIPTDTTIAPPPIPPNPEKDNLLQQLAQTLYVIRQRTRQQNDSSMAGLQAQRNAMQNAMAGIQSEASQLTQLSNVLTSNTNILHDALRKADAVIDGSRSHPAPDIDELLVAPTIVSNQLYNLVAEERALGDAIFMLGRAVERGRISPAVFAKTTRSLAREWYLKKALVRKIGQGMGMGMA from the exons ATGCCCGTGCAGCAGCATATCCTCAACTGGCTGTACAGTGTCCTCACAAGC GAATACCACGATGTCAACCGCACATACAACGACGTCGCCCAGGTCCTGACACAAAACCCGACGCTATCCCCGCGCACCGACGTTCACA CATTCTCAAACGGCTCAAGTGCgcttctccttcatctcacTGGTACTATACCCGTCAATTTTCGTGGTAATACGTATCGGTTCCCGATTTCGATATGGGTGCCGCACGCGTACCCCCGCGAACCGCCATTGGTGTACGTCACGCCCACTGAAACCATGATGGTTCGTCCAGGCCAGCATGTCGATCCTCAAGGACAGGTCTATCATCCGTACCTTGTAGGCTGGTCACAATTCTGGGAT AAATCAAGCATACAAGACTTCATGTCAGTGCTGTCTGATATATTCGCCAAAGAACCACCCGTTGTGTCAAGACAAGCAGTCCGGCAGCAATCACAACAGCTGCCGAACCAGGCTCCGCCTCCAGTACCGCCTCTGCCTCCGGAGATGGCGCCACGACCgtcacaaacaccacaaagTTCGATGAGCGATGCCCGTCCCCCGCCTCCCCCACCAAAGGAACATCAGGCATCTCAATCCCCGTATACTGGCTCACCTTCCTCCGAGAGGACTGTTCGCACATCCTCAGTCCCGTCTCGCTATGAATCAGCACCTCCACTTCCACCGCAAGCACCAACCTCTCCTCCTCTGTCTCGACATCCCCAACCGCCGCCTCAGTTCCAGCAAATCCAGCAGCAGTATGCGCAGCCTCCCACGGGTTACGgacctcctccgcctccagcGCCGCCCAGTATACCCCAAAACCAACCATATTCACCGCAACAAATACCAGCTCATCAGCTTCCACCCCAATGGCAACAGGGTGGCCCACCACCAGGATACGCTCCAGCTCCAGGAGGAATGCCACATCCAGTCCAGCATCAgccgcaacaacaacctcccccTGTTCCACCTCCAAACATCCTCGACGAACCACTTACTCTCGACATCCCCACGGACACAACAATCGCCCCTCCCCCTATCCCTCCCAACCCAGAAAAGGACAATCTCCTACAACAGCTCGCTCAAACGCTCTATGTCATCCGCCAACGTACTCGGCAGCAGAACGACTCCAGCATGGCCGGCCTCCAAGCCCAGCGAAACGCAATGCAAAATGCCATGGCAGGTATTCAGTCCGAGGCAAGCCAGCTCACACAACTATCCAACGTCCtcacctccaacaccaacattcTCCACGATGCTCTGCGAAAGGCAGACGCAGTGATAGACGGGTCGAGAAGCCACCCTGCCCCAGACATTGACGAGCTGCTCGTAGCACCGACAATCGTGTCCAACCAGCTGTATAACCTGGTGGCAGAGGAGCGAGCCCTCGGCGacgccatcttcatgctAGGCAGGGCCGTTGAACGAGGGCGCATCTCGCCCGCCGTGTTTGCAAAGACCACTCGCTCATTAGCTAGGGAATGGTACCTGAAGAAGGCACTCGTACGGAAGATTGGTCAaggcatgggcatgggcatggcgTGA
- a CDS encoding pheromone receptor (similar to Metarhizium acridum CQMa 102 XP_007808807.1) has product MAPFNPLLQPVTFLSPSQTPISIPITTIDAFNDESISVSINYAFQLGACTILLLVLLILTPPSKLRRFPTILHIAGLVTCIIRMALLLAFFLSPFNHFYQFWSGDYSSVSKHYFYNSVAGNVFSLLVVLVLETALIHQAWTMVILWPTVVRVSLCVVSAVISLMAIGWRFAFAVIQSKSDVDLVPARNLEWVVKSALILNALSMCWYCTIFNIKLLMHLFANRGILKSRPTLTPVEVLVMTNGILMFVPVIFVGLEWGHFPNFEAASLTQTSVALILPLGTLAAQQMTGGGSMRYISGSNKSGSSYGNKEKVASPITPGGFSSVSTTCGPGTRLQRSMLSNGMAGGRRAKMDHFDLELRQIDSTSGLAEDQVRVDMDLEQKETRI; this is encoded by the exons atggcgcCGTTCAACCCGCTCCTCCAGCCCGTAACGTTCCTCTCTCCCTCTCAAACCCCAAtctccatccccatcaccaccatcgacGCCTTCAACGACGAATCCATCAGCGTCTCCATAAACTATGCCTTCCAGCTCGGCGCCTgcaccatcctcctcctcgttcTTCTCATACTGACACCGCCCTCTAAACTGCGCCGCTTTCCTACAATCTTGCACATCGCAGGGCTGGTCACCTGCATTATCCGCAtggccctcctcctcgcgtTCTTCCTCTCGCCCTTCAACCACTTCTACCAGTTCTGGTCGGGGGATTATTCCTCTGTTTCGAAGCACTATTTCTATAATAGTGTGGCGGGGAATGTGTTCTCCCTGCTCGTGGTGCTTGTTCTTGAGACGGCGCTGATTCACCAGGCATGGACCATGGTGATTCTCTGGCCTACCGTGGTGAGGGTGTCACTGTGTGTTGTTTCGGCCGTTATTTCGTTGATGGCTATTGGGTGGAGGTTTGCATTTGCGGTTATACAGAGCAAGTCTGATGTTGATCTTGTTCCGGCGAGGAATCTGGAGTGGGTGGTGAAATCGGCTCTCATATTGAACGCCTTGTCCATGTGCTGGTACTGCACGATTTTCAATATCAAGCTTCTGATGCATTTATTTGCGAACAGAGGCATTCTCAAGTCCAGACCAACGTTAACTCCAGTGGAGGTGCTCGTCATGACGAACGGCATACTCATGTTCGTTCCAG TCATATTTGTAGGTCTCGAATGGGGCCATTTCCCAAACTTCGAAGCCGCCTCACTGACCCAAACGTCCGTCGCACTCATCCTCCCCCTCGGAACACTTGCAGCACAGCAAATGACCGGCGGCGGAAGCATGCGCTACATTTCCGGGAGCAACAAGTCAGGCAGCTCGTACGGCAACAAGGAGAAAGTTGCCTCTCCCATCACGCCGGGCGGTTTCTCGAGCGTCAGCACGACATGTGGTCCTGGGACTCGCCTTCAGAGGTCAATGCTGTCGAATGGCATGGCGGGTGGTCGACGTGCAAAGATGGATCATTTTGACCTTGAGCTGAGGCAGATTGATTCGACTAGTGGTCTTGCTGAGGACCAGGTGCGTGTGGATATGGACTTGGAACAAAAAGAGACGAGAATCTAG
- a CDS encoding Arb2 domain-containing protein (similar to Metarhizium robertsii ARSEF 23 XP_011411138.1): protein MFTRSSLITAQTTTDLTGFQDNGNAAISQPRRRTGPRRGLAHLVSKFEGLDGMSRLGKPLPPSRTAIAQETTSNARLIEPLSAPSSISTLSLSSPAKNTRKTKDSAPLDLPASDYNAQPGMKVGRPETKDKHSSVVAERRKLFEMKLGDVKSHAAANSTSSANVPTRQHNKLRLPSKWQTVRARSPLACLAQSQAAVLSRPKIPNVSKRLSGYLPLSSTCPALQNVDNSNKVHLLSGCGLHSAKENDHGCVTPSATENLGQQIGGLANQQAAVPKQSDEKSDRPAIEEYPSGSTSSRSSSVKIRLTGITLLTKSSHVGGGEEATQSPELVKTPPALSVNKIRSKLPLRNRINRRSNGQNYAPSHSPSPIRLPKEKNVESVVAQWEATPKKRTTFPPSQIGNKIGHFESLIAKDKTDPKPKYNIGHKLRIPASASCQAMKPDSQLKLGRMEETRRKFSSSWGPARWRKSRIIDSTETVKHIAQSANKPGSRRCDGQHIPADGSTEAMRPMSDNWDFWMDRPDTSERQKGLHGLLPAGSVDNRLKSGTQQSQASPAANDRDALEKEHAYKNLGLDGEDKRRSWRLSGRRWMSRSTAPLVARADCALEQPQPMRVNEMRRLVSLCRDKMTGRKDRPQTD from the exons ATGTTTACACGTTCTTCGTTGATCACCGCACAAACTACAACAGACCTTACCGGATTCCAGGACAATGGCAACGCCGCAATATCCCAGCCGAGGCGTAGAACTGGACCTAGGAGAGGGCTGGCGCATTTGGTATCCAAGTTTGAAGGCCTAGATGGCATGTCGCGCTTAGGCAAGCCACTACCACCGAGTCGGACTGCGATAGCTCAGGAAACGACTTCTAACGCAAGACTCATCGAGCCGCTGTCTGCTCCATCGTCCATATCGACTTTGTCTCTGTCTTCTCCTGCGAAAAACACacgaaaaacaaaagacTCGGCTCCCCTCGATTTGCCTGCCTCGGATTACAACGCTCAACCTGGCATGAAAGTGGGCAGGCCAGAGACTAAGGACAAGCATTCTTCGGTGGTCGCTGAGCGAAGAAAGTTGTTTGAGATGAAACTTGGTGATGTTAAATCTC ATGCGGCTGCAAATTCAACAAGCTCGGCAAACGTTCCTACTCGCCAACACAACAAGCTACGTCTGCCATCAAAGTGGCAGACTGTTCGAGCTCGGTCACCCCTGGCATGCTTGGCTCAGAGTCAGGCCGCCGTTTTGTCTCGTCCGAAAATCCCAAACGTTTCGAAGCGGCTGTCAGGGTACCTGCCACTATCGTCGACGTGCCCGGCACTGCAGAATGTGGATAACAGCAATAAAGTACATCTATTGTCAGGTTGTGGTCTTCATTCAgccaaagaaaatgaccaCGGCTGTGTGACTCCATCAGCTACAGAAAATCTTGGACAGCAAATCGGGGGACTCGCAAACCAACAGGCAGCTGTCCCCAAGCAGAGCGATGAAAAGAGTGACCGACCTGCCATAGAGGAGTATCCGTCAGGATCGACAAGCAGTAGAAGCTCCAGTGTCAAAATTCGACTTACCGGGATAACATTACTCACCAAGTCATCCcatgttggaggcggagAGGAGGCAACTCAATCTCCCGAGCTCGTCAAAACCCCTCCAGCGTTGTCAGTCAATAAAATCAGGAGCAAGCTGCCACTTAGGAATCGCATAAACCGGAGGTCCAATGGTCAAAATTACGCTCCCAGCCActcaccatctccaatcCGTCTACCCAAGGAAAAGAACGTCGAGTCTGTCGTAGCACAGTGGGAAGCGACTCCCAAAAAACGGACGACATTTCCTCCGTCACAAATTGGGAACAAAATTGGCCACTTTGAATCTTTGattgccaaggacaagacggACCCAAAGCCAAAATACAACATTGGACATAAACTTCGCATTCCAGCATCAGCGTCCTGTCAAGCGATGAAGCCTGACAGTCAGCTTAAACTTGGTAGAATGGAAGAAACTCGGAGGAAGTTTTCCAGCTCCTGGGGACCAGCTCGGTGGCGAAAGAGCCGCATCATAGACAGCACTGAAACTGTGAAGCACATTGCTCAAAGTGCAAATAAACCTGGGAGCAGGCGTTGCGATGGTCAACACATACCTGCGGATGGATCCACGGAGGCAATGCGTCCAATGTCAGACAATTGGGACTTCTGGATGGACAGACCCGATACTTCTGAGAGACAGAAAGGACTTCATGGGTTACTGCCCGCTGGTTCCGTCGACAATCgtctcaagtctggtactcAACAGTCTCAGGCGAGCCCTGCAGCAAACGACAGAGATGCCCTAGAAAAGGAACATGCTTACAAAAATCTAGGACTAGATGGAGAAGACAAGCGCCGAAGTTGGAGACTATCTGGGCGACGATGGATGTCTCGTAGCACCGCTCCGTTGGTCGCCCGCGCCGATTGTGCACTGGAACAGCCACAGCCGATGCGAGTCAATGAGATGAGACGCCTTGTTAGTCTTTGTAGAGATAAAATGACGGGAAGGAAGGATCGCCCTCAAACTGACTAG
- a CDS encoding meiotic recombination protein DMC1 (similar to Metarhizium acridum CQMa 102 XP_007808805.1), with protein MDGQSVPQEPGGFIPQTGLPSPAPSSASTRSIAGLPHPRGHSLLPGSNKEDMVRRYVEERLLNISRRYVKKFGNPNPGDTVVGFKSFSEVAKELDGLVNVLWKSGTPSLQIPFLLRLASDFTQYVRSFPPSTRSTFELLRKLDHCFASLLRGQDIDTNETLPGFENGLRAGMSTTDMVRCRSLVEQSRMLMVEILSTGDLDDEDDDEDDDMDGEESAAEASGNQTPTPWDINEERLHLDAARIYENTIVQLGERLGDPLGNENKLDTSTVCST; from the exons ATGGACGGCCAATCCGTGCCGCAAGAGCCGGGCGGTTTCATCCCACAGACCGGCCTTCCGTCCCCAGCTCCATCCTCAGCGTCTACCCGATCCATTGCCGGCTTACCACATCCCAGAGGACACTCATTACTACCAGGATCAAATAAAGAGGACATGGTGCGTCGGTACGTCGAAGAACGCCTTCTCAACATATCACGTCGCTATGTCAAGAAATTTGGCAACCCAAACCCGGGAGACACTGTTGTTGGCTTCAAGTCTTTTAGTGAGGTGGCCAAGGAACTCGACGGACTGGTGAACGTCTTGTGGAAATCTGGAACTC CAAGCTTACAAATCCCTTTTCTGCTGAGGCTAGCCAGTGACTTTACACAATACGTTCGGTCTTTTCCGCCGTCAACAAGATCAACTTTTGAGCTGCTAAGGAAACTTGATCACTGCTTCGCCAGTTTATTACGGGGCCAAGACATCGACACGAATGAGACACTACCCGGATTTGAAAATGGTCTTCGAGCAGGCATGAGCACGACTGACATGGTCCGATGCCGCAGCTTAGTAGAACAGAGTcggatgttgatggtggagATTTTGAGTACCGGTGACttggacgacgaggacgatgatgaggatgacgatatGGATGGCGAAGAAAGCGCAGCGGAGGCCAGTGGCAATCAGACTCCTACGCCATGGGATATTAATGAAGAGAGGTTACACTTGGATGCTGCGCGGATATACGAAAACACGATTGTGCAACTGGGTGAGAGGTTGGGCGATCCGCTTGGCAACGAAAACAAACTTGATACTTCGACAGTGTGTTCAACTTGA
- a CDS encoding major facilitator superfamily transporter (similar to Cordyceps militaris CM01 XP_006674768.1), which produces MEHQDNASNAVRVSTESTRPAQDALFDYLPSSQEEYAIVEKRLIRRIDWTLMPVMISMIVLNYLDRNALPNARIQGIEKDLNLQGNQFNICISVLFAGYLALQIPSNLILTRVKPSIYLPTCMALWGTVSASTAAVHDFKGLVICRFFLGFLEAPFFPGALFLLSAWYTPRELATRTAVMYTGSLLSSAFGGLIGAGVQYGLDGARGMHAWQWMFVIEGAVTVVVSLASIAILPDFPATTSWLSNEEKAVAIHRLRVHSGSVDEEKGSVLQGLRMALLDYKVWLLTLIVILKTSAGAVTAFIPTLVATFKFGKIESLLMTAPPYVFAAIVAMVVSISSDKLEERYWHLVGPLVFGMIGFIIAACTHSLAPRYFALFLMLGGVYGCFDITYAWLSSTLPRPLEKRSAAFAIANMVGNIAQVYSPYLYDKSSGPQYLPAMIANSAFVFGSIAAATALLYCLKWENRKLDEAEAMIEQQEDDAPAKNVSIVESRFEGTVKLNRGFRYIL; this is translated from the exons ATGGAACACCAAGACAATGCGAGCAACGCCGTCAGAGTCTCAACCGAGTCCACCCGACCAGCTCAAGATGCCCTGTTCGACTACCTCCCGTCCTCGCAGGAGGAATACGCAATCGTAGAGAAGAGGCTGATACGCAGAATCGACTGGACGTTGATGCCGGTCATGATTTCCATGATTGTCTTAAA CTATCTCGATCGCAACGCCCTGCCCAATGCGCGCATCCAAGGAATTGAAAAGGATCTAAATCTACAAGGCAACCAATTCAACATTTGCATATCCGTTCTCTTCGCGGGTTATCTGGCGCTTCAAATACCAtccaacctcatcctcaccagaGTCAAGCCAAGCATCTATCTGCCAACATGCATGGCCCTCTGGGGCACAGTCTCAGCATCCACAGCCGCAGTACACGACTTCAAAGGACTTGTCATATgtcgcttcttcttgggatTCCTGGAGGCCCCATTCTTCCCTGGCGCGCTCTTCTTACTATCCGCGTGGTACACGCCGCGGGAGCTGGCGACACGAACAGCCGTCATGTACACGGGAAGCTTGCTATCCAGCGCTTTTGGCGGACTCATCGGAGCTGGTGTACAATACGGCCTTGATGGCGCCCGCGGAATGCACGCCTGGCAATGGATGTTTGTGATTGAAGGTGCTGTGACGGTGGTAGTCTCGCTGGCTTCGATTGCCATCTTGCCAGATTTCCCGGCCACCACGTCCTGGCTGTCTAATGAGGAGAAGGCCGTTGCGATTCATAGACTGCGCGTCCATAGCGGCAGTGTCGATGAAGAGAAGGGCTCTGTGCTTCAGGGCCTCAGGATGGCGCTGTTGGACTACAAGGTCTGGCTGCTGACGTTGATTGTCATTCTCAAGACGTCCGCGGGCGCTGTCACGGCATTCATCCCTACGTTGGTTGCTACATTTAAATTCGGCAAGATTGAGTCGCTGCTCATGACGGCCCCGCCGTATGTGTTTGCCGCGATTGTGGCCATGGTGGTGTCCATATCGAGTGATAAGTTGGAGGAGCGGTATTGGCATCTCGTTGGTCCgttggtgtttggcatgATAGGCTTCATCATTGCAGCTTGTACGCATTCACTTGCGCCGAGATATTTCGCTCTGTTTCTCATGCTGGGTGGTGTGTATGGGTGCTTCGATATTACGTATGCTTGGCTGTCATCAACT TTACCTCGGCCGTTGGAAAAGCGCTCAGCAGCAttcgccattgccaacatggTCGGCAATATCGCCCAAGTTTACTCACCGTACTTGTACGACAAGTCCTCAGGACCACAATACCTGCCCGCCATGATTGCCAATAGCGCCTTTGTGTTTGGATCCATTGCGGCAGCTACAGCTTTGCTATACTGCTTGAAGTGGGAGAACCGCAAACTGGACGAGGCTGAAGCCATGATCGAACAGCAGGAGGATGATGCTCCCGCCAAGAACGTCAGCATTGTGGAGTCGAGATTTGAAGGAACTGTCAAATTAAACAGGGGTTTCAGATATATACTCTAG
- a CDS encoding Cyanamide hydratase, HD-type (similar to Metarhizium robertsii ARSEF 23 XP_007816526.1), whose translation MASNEVLLNGWTAVPVDAGRLFNGSTYKNAPTALKIDDIKFPSDDPIVVKVQEYAKEKLPLETYNHSMRVYYYATAIIRQQFPEHVDTFSPSTLAMTALLHDIGTAEENIAATRMSFEFYGGFKALNVLRDFGSTQDQADAVCEAIIRHQDLGADGNITFLGQVIQLATIFDNVSDHPHLPNIKDLVHVETREDAINVFPRTGWLGCFAKTVQKEIGLKPWCHTTHIPDFDDKILGNKLMRQYE comes from the exons ATGGCATCCAATGAAGTCTTGCTCAATGGTTGGACCGCTGTccctgttgatgctggccgGCTTTTCAATGGCAGCACTTACAAGAATGCACCAACTGCATTGAAGATTGATGACATCAAGTTTCCTTCTGATGATCCTATTGTTGTCAAGGTGCAGGAGTATGCCAAAGAAAAACTACCTCTCGAAACATATAATCACTCCATGCGAGTGTACTACTATG CAACTGCAATCATTCGTCAACAATTCCCCGAACATGTAGACACCTTCTCTCCATCGACACTTGCCATGACTGCCCTGCTTCACGACATTGGCACCGCTGAAGAGAACATCGCTGCCACCCGCATGTCTTTCGAGTTCTACGGTGGTTTCAAAGCCCTCAATGTCTTGAGAGACTTTGGGTCTACCCAAGACCAGGCCGATGCAGTCTGCGAGGCCATCATCCGTCACCAAGACCTTGGCGCGGATGGTAACATTACGTTTTTGGGACAAGTCATTCAACTGGCGACCATATTTGACAATGTCAGCGACCATCCTCACTTGCCAAATATCAAGGACCTAGTGCATGTTGAAACGCGAGAGGATGCTATTAATGTCTTCCCAAGAACAGGGTGGCTTGGTTGCTTTGCAAAGACGGTGCAGAAGGAGATTGGGTTGAAGCCGTGGTGCCACACTACCCACATTCCGGACTTTGATGACAAGATTCTGGGGAATAAGTTGATGAGACAGTACGAGTAA